One genomic window of Eggerthella timonensis includes the following:
- a CDS encoding Crp/Fnr family transcriptional regulator: MSKSTSKPCTCLNPFCAQIAPEVRTHLCDVCTSVHYGKYKRLYVPTYNPRLFIIKEGLAVQKIVLPNGKQFGLSFDGPGCALGTFFGTPLTDPFPHKSSFSEVLQPVRGGLISVADARSLADRFPVLTNLFLKNMESNLARMIDFSYHLALPDSVDKIVYVLKHLKSQGIGLDELTHEDIASLLNMNRVTVTKTMRAALARLDDGEAGSV, translated from the coding sequence ATGAGTAAAAGCACCAGCAAGCCATGCACGTGTCTGAATCCGTTTTGCGCGCAAATTGCCCCCGAGGTTCGCACGCATCTATGCGATGTGTGCACGTCCGTACACTACGGAAAGTATAAACGGCTTTACGTCCCCACGTACAATCCGAGACTGTTCATCATCAAGGAGGGGCTGGCGGTCCAAAAGATCGTGCTTCCGAATGGAAAGCAATTCGGATTGTCGTTCGACGGCCCCGGATGTGCTCTCGGCACGTTTTTCGGTACTCCTTTGACCGATCCCTTTCCCCACAAAAGCTCGTTCTCCGAAGTGTTGCAGCCGGTCAGGGGAGGGCTGATATCCGTTGCCGATGCGCGGAGCCTGGCAGATAGGTTCCCTGTGCTTACCAACCTGTTCTTGAAGAACATGGAGAGCAACTTGGCGCGGATGATCGACTTCTCCTATCACCTCGCCCTGCCCGATAGCGTTGACAAGATCGTATACGTGCTCAAGCATTTGAAAAGCCAGGGGATAGGGCTTGACGAGCTCACGCATGAGGACATCGCTTCGTTGTTGAACATGAACCGAGTGACGGTGACGAAGACGATGAGGGCCGCATTGGCCCGGTTGGACGATGGAGAGGCCGGAAGCGTCTAG
- a CDS encoding NlpC/P60 family protein — MGAATLLRPTLAFADPTSADKFAEADSVRARINEMQEQLTIAGENYYKALDEHEAAVQAVADAQARIDEANAQIADLQDKLSKRARSMYRNGQTTALDIILGAATFEEFATSWDLLNDINDNDAAMVQETKDLRAEVEAAKLELEEQERIAAEKTEEAARIKADAELTIAELETTLQQLDAEAQALLVQEQEAARAAEAAAVAAQVTRTYAYSTNTASIPSQGSVVDYALSRIGCPYVWGAAGPNEFDCSGLVTWAYAQVGISVPHQTESMYYAAAARLPVSEAQPGDVLWISYGDGYNGHAGIACSAGGSHYVHAPTFGARVRDTDPLSWAGFTHALRFA, encoded by the coding sequence TTGGGCGCGGCCACGCTGTTGCGGCCGACGCTTGCGTTCGCCGACCCCACGTCCGCCGATAAGTTCGCAGAAGCCGATTCCGTCCGCGCCCGCATCAACGAGATGCAAGAGCAGCTGACCATCGCCGGCGAGAACTACTACAAGGCGCTCGACGAGCACGAAGCGGCGGTGCAGGCCGTTGCCGACGCTCAGGCGCGCATCGACGAGGCGAACGCCCAGATCGCCGATTTGCAGGACAAGCTGAGCAAGCGTGCGCGCAGCATGTACCGCAACGGCCAAACCACGGCGCTCGACATCATCTTGGGCGCCGCCACGTTCGAAGAGTTCGCCACGAGCTGGGACTTGCTGAACGACATCAACGACAACGATGCCGCGATGGTGCAGGAGACGAAAGACCTGCGCGCCGAGGTTGAAGCGGCGAAGCTCGAGTTGGAAGAGCAGGAGCGCATCGCCGCGGAGAAGACCGAGGAAGCGGCGCGCATCAAAGCCGACGCCGAGCTGACCATCGCCGAGCTGGAAACCACGTTGCAGCAGTTGGACGCCGAGGCGCAGGCGCTGCTGGTACAGGAGCAGGAAGCGGCGCGCGCCGCCGAAGCCGCCGCTGTCGCGGCCCAGGTCACGCGCACGTACGCGTACAGCACGAACACCGCCTCCATCCCGTCGCAGGGCTCGGTGGTGGACTACGCGCTGTCGCGTATCGGCTGCCCCTACGTGTGGGGCGCGGCCGGCCCGAACGAGTTCGACTGCTCGGGCCTGGTGACGTGGGCGTACGCCCAGGTGGGCATCTCGGTGCCGCACCAGACCGAATCCATGTACTACGCCGCGGCCGCGCGTCTGCCGGTTTCCGAGGCGCAGCCGGGCGACGTGCTGTGGATCAGCTACGGCGACGGCTATAACGGGCACGCGGGCATCGCGTGCAGCGCGGGCGGCTCGCACTACGTTCACGCCCCCACCTTTGGCGCGCGTGTGCGCGACACCGACCCGCTCAGCTGGGCCGGGTTCACCCACGCGCTTCGGTTCGCATAG
- a CDS encoding CoA transferase — MAHTFDVPAFGPLSGVKVLDTGQIIAGPFAGCLMAESGATVIHVDSVRAPDGTRGTYGWSQEHRNQLNMALDIPSEEGRKVFLRLIKWADIWIESSKGGTYEKWGLTDELLWEYNPRLAIVHTSGYGQTGLPEYVKQGSYDAAGQAFSGYMSLNGMPDTPMKVNPYICDYVTALNTCWCAMACYISSLRSGKGESADVAQYETMVKIMNTKPADWLNDRKVTPRTGNADNLAAAFSFYTCKDGVPIFIGMSGAGPAKAGYPIVGLPEPGTGDPDFPAGMGGDVIWSERGQRIDKAVADYCAAHDSQEVEAVMKEKKIPCQRVYTLEDCENDPHFQAREVFTEWEDPIFGKLKGIGLINKFKVNPAQIWRGAPLFGNDNDDILGELGFSEDEIKALYDGGTIKQWDRDESIRYLGLDQKFGLEPSQ, encoded by the coding sequence ATGGCTCATACATTTGACGTCCCTGCGTTCGGCCCGCTTTCAGGGGTGAAGGTCCTCGATACGGGCCAGATCATCGCAGGCCCCTTCGCCGGTTGCCTCATGGCGGAGAGCGGCGCGACGGTCATCCATGTGGACAGCGTGCGCGCTCCCGATGGGACGCGCGGCACCTACGGCTGGTCGCAGGAGCATCGCAACCAGCTCAACATGGCCCTCGATATCCCTTCCGAGGAGGGCAGGAAGGTCTTCTTGAGGCTCATCAAGTGGGCCGACATCTGGATCGAGTCCTCCAAGGGCGGCACGTACGAGAAGTGGGGGCTCACCGACGAGCTTCTGTGGGAGTACAACCCCCGGCTCGCCATCGTGCACACGTCGGGATACGGCCAGACGGGCCTCCCCGAGTACGTGAAGCAGGGTTCCTACGATGCCGCAGGCCAGGCGTTCTCCGGGTACATGTCGCTCAACGGCATGCCGGACACCCCGATGAAGGTCAACCCCTACATCTGCGACTACGTGACGGCGCTCAACACGTGCTGGTGCGCCATGGCGTGCTACATCTCCTCCCTGCGCAGCGGCAAGGGGGAGTCGGCCGACGTCGCCCAGTACGAGACGATGGTCAAGATCATGAACACGAAGCCCGCGGATTGGCTGAACGATCGCAAGGTCACGCCGCGCACGGGCAACGCCGACAACCTGGCGGCGGCGTTCAGCTTCTACACCTGCAAGGACGGCGTGCCCATCTTCATCGGCATGTCGGGCGCCGGCCCCGCCAAGGCCGGGTATCCGATCGTCGGGCTGCCCGAGCCGGGCACGGGCGACCCTGACTTCCCCGCAGGGATGGGCGGCGACGTCATCTGGTCCGAGCGCGGCCAGCGCATCGACAAGGCTGTCGCCGACTACTGCGCGGCGCACGACTCGCAAGAGGTCGAGGCCGTGATGAAGGAGAAGAAGATCCCCTGCCAGCGCGTCTACACGCTCGAGGATTGCGAGAACGACCCCCATTTCCAGGCGCGCGAAGTGTTCACCGAATGGGAGGATCCGATCTTCGGCAAGCTCAAGGGCATCGGCCTGATCAACAAGTTCAAGGTGAATCCCGCTCAGATCTGGCGAGGCGCCCCGTTGTTCGGCAACGACAACGACGACATCCTGGGCGAGCTCGGGTTCTCGGAGGACGAGATCAAGGCGCTTTACGACGGCGGCACCATCAAGCAGTGGGACCGCGACGAGTCGATCAGGTACCTCGGGCTCGACCAAAAGTTTGGTCTCGAGCCCTCGCAATAA
- a CDS encoding ferredoxin family protein: MSELCPITVNVDECLSLNKYNVDEGHAHILLDENGPLDEFMKLVRVCPAALYKIDDEGARSFDYAGCLECGTCRIACGDTIVVSWENPQPSMGIEYRYG, encoded by the coding sequence ATGAGCGAGCTGTGCCCGATCACCGTCAACGTGGACGAGTGCCTGAGCCTGAACAAGTACAACGTCGATGAAGGACATGCCCATATCCTGCTCGATGAGAACGGTCCGCTGGACGAGTTCATGAAGCTCGTCCGCGTGTGTCCTGCGGCGCTGTACAAGATCGACGACGAGGGAGCGAGGTCCTTCGACTACGCAGGCTGCCTGGAATGCGGCACGTGCCGCATAGCATGCGGGGATACGATCGTCGTAAGTTGGGAGAATCCTCAGCCCTCGATGGGGATTGAATACCGGTACGGGTAA
- a CDS encoding class I adenylate-forming enzyme family protein — protein MDLNAFRPIGEIMDGYAEERPDEDVLVEVSRSGERRAMTYAQLRDASDSVAALLWDASEKRPFCAIVELPNCSDHIVWAIGIWKAGGCYVPVSTRLSEEVRQMVLDALDPAVMVTERECGHRENCHVYAPRDPRLQDVDPSALPADAACTSCKIILTAGTTGTPKAVMQDSAIGASAEILADWFRMSGQDYDQTQLLIGPLNHGAAGSSAFMGLMAGHRLAIMEKADARQALELIVDLKVNAISMVPTMMRRIAALPEVDDADLSSLTALCHTGGFCTQELKRRWIGLVGAEHVYEIYSMSELIGMTVIRGDEWLQHPGSVGKAVDCEIAIREDGVELPPGVVGEIYMRRTGGVAMRLSDDEEAKRVKSPDGFYCVGDMGYLDDEGYLHFSDRRTDMIVTGGMNVYVCEVEREILRHPEVSEAAVVGVPDPEWGKKICAYVVMKPQDHPASDEDRAQVLKAFLKLRLDSYKIPKQFHFVESLPTNEAGKVLRHRLISHE, from the coding sequence ATGGACCTGAACGCTTTTCGTCCCATAGGCGAGATCATGGACGGCTACGCGGAGGAGCGTCCCGACGAGGATGTGCTCGTCGAGGTGTCCCGCTCGGGCGAGCGTCGCGCGATGACGTACGCGCAGCTGCGGGATGCGAGCGACAGCGTTGCGGCCCTGCTTTGGGATGCGAGCGAAAAGCGCCCCTTCTGTGCCATCGTGGAACTTCCCAATTGCTCGGACCACATCGTCTGGGCAATTGGGATATGGAAAGCCGGGGGATGCTACGTCCCCGTCTCGACAAGGCTTTCCGAGGAGGTGCGGCAGATGGTGCTCGACGCCCTCGACCCCGCCGTGATGGTGACGGAGAGGGAATGCGGGCATCGCGAGAACTGCCATGTGTACGCCCCCAGAGACCCCCGGCTTCAAGACGTCGACCCGAGCGCCCTGCCCGCCGACGCCGCATGCACGTCGTGCAAGATCATCCTGACGGCGGGAACGACCGGCACGCCGAAAGCGGTCATGCAGGACTCGGCGATCGGCGCATCGGCCGAGATCCTCGCGGACTGGTTCCGCATGAGCGGTCAGGACTACGATCAGACCCAGCTGCTCATCGGGCCGTTGAACCACGGTGCGGCCGGGAGCTCGGCCTTCATGGGGCTGATGGCGGGGCATCGACTGGCGATCATGGAGAAGGCCGACGCCCGGCAGGCGCTCGAGCTTATCGTGGACTTGAAGGTGAACGCGATCTCCATGGTTCCGACGATGATGAGGCGCATCGCCGCCTTGCCCGAGGTCGACGACGCCGACCTCTCGTCCCTCACGGCGCTCTGCCATACGGGAGGCTTCTGCACCCAGGAGCTGAAGCGCCGCTGGATAGGCCTTGTCGGGGCGGAGCACGTCTACGAGATCTATTCCATGTCCGAGCTGATCGGGATGACGGTCATCCGCGGCGACGAGTGGCTGCAGCATCCGGGCAGCGTCGGGAAGGCCGTCGATTGCGAGATCGCCATCCGCGAGGACGGCGTGGAGTTGCCTCCGGGCGTCGTCGGGGAGATTTACATGCGGAGGACGGGAGGGGTCGCGATGCGCCTCTCCGATGACGAGGAGGCGAAGCGGGTCAAGAGCCCCGACGGCTTCTACTGCGTGGGGGACATGGGCTATCTGGACGACGAGGGCTATCTGCACTTCTCGGACCGCCGCACCGACATGATCGTGACCGGGGGGATGAACGTCTACGTGTGCGAGGTGGAGCGGGAGATCCTGCGCCATCCGGAGGTGAGCGAGGCCGCTGTCGTGGGGGTTCCCGACCCCGAATGGGGCAAGAAGATATGCGCGTACGTCGTCATGAAGCCCCAAGATCATCCTGCTTCCGACGAGGATCGCGCGCAGGTTTTGAAAGCGTTCTTGAAGCTGCGCTTGGATTCGTACAAGATTCCCAAGCAGTTCCATTTTGTAGAGTCCCTGCCGACGAACGAGGCAGGGAAGGTGCTGCGCCATAGGCTTATCTCGCACGAGTGA
- a CDS encoding MFS transporter, producing MSDVQLKNPTRSLYILFAGVFIMMVVVTVNTPAYPAIMADLKFEAVYITWINVFYALAAAVLAPVMGRFGDLAGLKKALVAGLIVFAIGTLLLAIAPALPVYLGGRFAQGLGVACAMPACMTFIGRFFPPDKIAKNFTIFGACCTAGPIFGPLIASAFLSADFLGWRLMYATGAALAGLVGIIVIFVLPKIPAVVQEKTKFDVSGAVCMFIAVGSFLLSPTLASLNGWTSPIVIGLLALFLVFGIAFIVLETKKANPLVNLKFVKSKNFSIPIVIYMVFSAMLQAFMYMLSYVVVLGMGHPAAMTGTIFSFMYIIMTASAVLVGKLMAKVNWRTVAFIPIILNIAGCVTFMLTNAQSPIWMVFLACGFLGVANAFNTPLFTTSAMAKVPDESARGSASGTFRMLGDLGGPIGVAVFIPMLTGLALRPDGVMDYSAAFPQVAMTMGIVIALCLILAFFYPRHDPKEDAEAGAASAE from the coding sequence ATGTCCGACGTGCAATTGAAGAACCCGACGCGATCGTTGTACATTCTCTTTGCCGGCGTGTTCATCATGATGGTCGTGGTGACGGTCAACACGCCCGCTTATCCGGCCATCATGGCCGATCTGAAGTTCGAAGCGGTGTACATCACGTGGATCAACGTGTTCTACGCGCTTGCCGCCGCCGTTCTGGCACCGGTGATGGGCCGGTTCGGCGACTTGGCCGGTTTGAAGAAGGCGCTGGTGGCCGGTCTGATTGTGTTCGCGATCGGCACGCTCCTGCTGGCCATCGCTCCTGCTCTGCCCGTGTACCTCGGCGGCCGCTTCGCCCAGGGCCTCGGCGTGGCGTGCGCGATGCCCGCCTGCATGACGTTCATCGGGCGTTTTTTCCCGCCCGACAAGATCGCGAAGAACTTCACCATCTTCGGCGCTTGCTGCACCGCCGGCCCGATCTTCGGGCCGCTCATCGCGAGCGCGTTCCTGTCAGCCGACTTCCTCGGTTGGCGGCTGATGTACGCGACCGGCGCGGCTCTCGCGGGCCTGGTCGGCATCATCGTGATATTCGTCCTGCCCAAGATTCCCGCCGTAGTCCAGGAGAAGACGAAGTTCGACGTCTCCGGCGCGGTCTGCATGTTCATCGCCGTCGGCAGCTTCCTGCTCTCGCCGACGCTCGCAAGCCTCAACGGGTGGACGTCGCCCATCGTCATCGGGCTGCTCGCCCTGTTCCTGGTCTTCGGCATCGCCTTCATCGTGCTTGAAACCAAGAAGGCGAACCCGCTGGTCAACTTGAAGTTCGTGAAGTCGAAGAACTTCAGCATCCCCATCGTGATCTACATGGTGTTCAGCGCCATGCTCCAGGCTTTCATGTACATGCTCTCGTACGTCGTCGTGCTCGGCATGGGCCATCCTGCAGCCATGACGGGAACCATCTTCTCCTTCATGTACATCATCATGACGGCTTCGGCGGTGCTCGTCGGCAAGCTGATGGCCAAGGTCAACTGGCGCACGGTCGCGTTCATCCCGATCATCCTCAACATAGCAGGTTGCGTGACGTTCATGCTCACGAACGCGCAAAGCCCCATCTGGATGGTGTTCCTCGCGTGCGGCTTCCTGGGCGTTGCGAACGCGTTCAACACCCCGCTCTTCACCACGAGCGCCATGGCCAAGGTTCCCGACGAGAGCGCTCGCGGCTCGGCATCGGGCACGTTCAGGATGCTCGGCGACTTGGGCGGTCCTATCGGCGTCGCGGTGTTCATCCCGATGCTGACCGGCCTCGCCCTGCGTCCCGACGGCGTGATGGACTACAGCGCCGCCTTCCCCCAGGTTGCCATGACGATGGGCATCGTCATCGCGCTGTGCCTGATCCTCGCGTTCTTCTATCCCCGTCATGATCCGAAGGAAGACGCGGAAGCCGGCGCCGCAAGCGCCGAATAG
- a CDS encoding NAD(P)H-dependent oxidoreductase: MTTLFVNACMRGEASRTLALCREYLERFDDVTEVDVAALDLKPFDAEMVAYRTEKQKAGEWDDPIFSLSRQFAEADDIVIGVPYWDLSFPAAFKTYLEHVSVCELTFHYTEDARCEGICKAKRITYITTCGGFVEGANFGFEYVSGIAKMFGIPEIRFVAAEGLDIVGIDVQAQLDKARAQMAKLD, from the coding sequence ATGACCACGCTGTTCGTCAACGCGTGCATGCGCGGCGAGGCCTCGCGCACGCTTGCGCTGTGCCGTGAATACCTGGAACGCTTCGATGACGTCACGGAAGTCGACGTCGCGGCGCTCGACCTCAAGCCGTTCGACGCCGAGATGGTGGCCTACCGCACGGAGAAGCAGAAGGCGGGGGAGTGGGACGATCCCATCTTCAGCCTGTCGCGCCAGTTCGCCGAAGCGGACGACATCGTCATCGGCGTTCCGTACTGGGACCTCTCGTTCCCGGCTGCGTTCAAGACCTACCTCGAGCACGTCAGCGTGTGCGAGCTGACGTTCCATTACACCGAAGACGCGCGTTGCGAGGGCATCTGCAAGGCCAAGCGCATCACGTACATCACCACGTGCGGCGGCTTCGTGGAGGGGGCGAACTTCGGCTTCGAGTACGTCAGCGGCATCGCCAAGATGTTCGGCATCCCCGAGATCCGCTTCGTGGCGGCCGAGGGCCTCGACATCGTGGGCATCGACGTGCAGGCGCAGCTGGACAAGGCGCGCGCCCAGATGGCGAAGCTCGATTGA
- a CDS encoding FAD-dependent oxidoreductase — MADFDAIVVGSGCAGPIAAYELAKAGKSVLVIERGNYAGAKNMTGGRLYAHSLKEVFPDFEKDAPLEREITHERISMLAPDANFTVDFTSDLMQREGSNSYSVLRGPFDQWLAMQAEDAGAEYIYGIAVERLLKDDAGKVIGVSAGEDEITADVVILCDGVNSLLIDQAVGFRRPAASAMAVGIKQVIEVPDSQIEDRLLCGKGKGAAWLFVGDATHGSIGGGFMYANKSSISLGLVATISTLAESPTPIYQMLEDFKGHPAVAPLIEGGKVVEHSGHMVPEGGLDMMPELVGDGVMLAGESAMMCVNLGYMVRGMDYAIAAGMHAGRCAAKALDAGDTSKAGLGGYVAALESGFVLQDLSQFRRFPHFMEETTRLFNEYPAMIRDIMNEMFVVDGSPVKPLKKSIMPIVKRVGFGAIFKDARKGMKAL; from the coding sequence ATGGCTGATTTTGACGCAATCGTCGTCGGCTCGGGTTGCGCGGGTCCGATCGCCGCGTACGAGCTTGCGAAAGCAGGGAAGAGCGTGCTCGTCATCGAACGAGGGAACTATGCGGGCGCGAAGAACATGACGGGAGGGCGTCTGTACGCCCATTCCCTGAAAGAAGTGTTCCCCGACTTCGAGAAGGACGCGCCGCTCGAGCGCGAGATCACGCATGAGCGCATCTCCATGCTGGCTCCGGATGCGAACTTCACCGTCGACTTCACGTCGGACCTCATGCAGCGCGAGGGCAGCAACTCGTACTCCGTGCTTCGCGGGCCGTTCGACCAGTGGCTGGCCATGCAGGCGGAGGACGCCGGAGCTGAGTACATCTACGGCATCGCCGTCGAGCGCCTTCTGAAGGACGATGCCGGCAAGGTCATCGGCGTGAGCGCCGGCGAGGACGAGATCACGGCCGACGTGGTCATCCTGTGCGACGGCGTGAACTCGCTCCTCATCGACCAGGCGGTTGGCTTCAGGCGTCCCGCTGCGTCCGCGATGGCGGTGGGCATCAAGCAGGTCATCGAGGTCCCGGACTCGCAGATCGAGGATCGCCTGCTGTGCGGGAAGGGCAAGGGAGCCGCGTGGCTTTTCGTGGGCGATGCGACGCACGGCTCCATCGGCGGCGGCTTCATGTACGCCAACAAATCGTCCATCTCCCTGGGTTTGGTCGCGACCATCTCCACGCTGGCGGAGTCTCCGACGCCGATCTACCAGATGCTCGAGGACTTCAAGGGCCATCCGGCGGTGGCTCCCCTCATCGAAGGGGGGAAGGTCGTCGAGCATTCGGGGCACATGGTGCCTGAGGGCGGTTTGGACATGATGCCCGAGCTCGTGGGCGACGGCGTGATGCTCGCCGGAGAATCGGCCATGATGTGCGTCAACCTCGGGTACATGGTACGCGGCATGGACTACGCCATCGCTGCGGGCATGCATGCCGGCCGATGCGCGGCGAAGGCCCTCGATGCGGGCGACACCTCGAAGGCGGGCCTGGGCGGTTACGTCGCGGCGCTTGAAAGCGGCTTCGTCTTGCAGGATCTGAGCCAGTTCAGACGGTTCCCGCATTTCATGGAGGAGACGACCCGGCTTTTCAACGAGTACCCCGCCATGATCCGCGACATCATGAACGAAATGTTCGTGGTGGACGGCAGCCCGGTGAAACCGCTGAAGAAATCGATCATGCCCATCGTCAAGCGCGTTGGGTTTGGCGCCATCTTCAAAGATGCGAGGAAGGGGATGAAGGCCCTATGA
- the fixA gene encoding putative electron transfer flavoprotein FixA, which translates to MDILFCYKLSPDSEDVKGLPNGDITYEKAKWIVGDYDLSAAEAAVSLAKTCDATVKGLSVGNEELKNSRTRKGVLARGCDELVLLQDASLEQLDSHQTAALLAKMVQTLEGYDLVVCGEGSSDEYARQVGLQLGEMLGVPTTNAVSKLVGIEDGKLVAERTVGNAVHTLEIPLPAVVSVTSDIFEPCIPSMRDILDAGKKPVTELSLADIGEVPAASTVLELRAPKEKDRKRIVIEGSAEEIATEFVNALERDGLLEGGFANV; encoded by the coding sequence ATGGATATTCTATTCTGCTACAAGTTGTCGCCCGACAGCGAGGACGTGAAGGGCCTGCCCAACGGCGACATTACGTACGAGAAGGCGAAGTGGATCGTGGGCGATTACGACTTGTCGGCTGCGGAGGCGGCGGTCTCGCTCGCGAAGACCTGCGATGCCACGGTGAAGGGTCTGAGCGTCGGCAACGAGGAGCTGAAGAACTCCCGGACGCGCAAGGGCGTGCTGGCGCGCGGCTGCGACGAGCTGGTGCTGCTCCAGGACGCGTCGCTCGAACAGCTCGACAGCCATCAGACCGCCGCTTTGCTGGCGAAGATGGTGCAGACGCTCGAGGGCTACGACCTCGTCGTGTGCGGCGAGGGCTCGAGCGACGAGTACGCCCGCCAGGTCGGGCTGCAGCTCGGCGAGATGCTCGGCGTCCCGACGACCAACGCCGTCAGCAAGCTCGTGGGCATCGAGGACGGCAAGCTCGTCGCCGAGCGCACGGTCGGCAACGCGGTGCACACGTTGGAGATCCCGCTCCCAGCTGTGGTGAGCGTCACCTCTGATATCTTCGAACCCTGCATCCCTTCGATGCGGGACATCCTGGACGCCGGCAAGAAGCCCGTCACGGAGCTGTCGCTCGCCGACATCGGCGAGGTTCCCGCGGCTTCCACCGTTCTTGAGCTGCGCGCTCCTAAGGAGAAGGACCGCAAGCGCATCGTCATCGAGGGCAGCGCCGAGGAGATCGCGACCGAGTTCGTGAACGCCTTGGAACGCGACGGCCTACTGGAAGGAGGTTTCGCCAATGTCTAG
- a CDS encoding electron transfer flavoprotein subunit alpha/FixB family protein: MSRIWVYADTQSAVAELVAGARSIGKEKPAVLVVPGTLDPQEVVRIGADAYVLGAGGSSPEDYVPTMEKLVRDEGPAALFFGTTVVCRALAARLAARLGVNVFSDVKDMGDDLVASQLVYGGGAHRKVKSDGICMAMFGPSSFAAEEADEDGSVIEAAYVEPAWSIRVLETKEKASEAVDIAAAKRIVAVGRGISEESDLEMIGKLAKLLHAEVGCTRPLAEGNGWMPTERYIGISGNFVKPDLIVEIGISGQVQHTVGIGDSKVIATINKDEDCALMKQSDYCMPADLYEAVPALIAELEKRA, encoded by the coding sequence ATGTCTAGGATCTGGGTTTACGCCGACACGCAGTCGGCTGTCGCGGAGCTGGTTGCGGGCGCACGGTCGATCGGGAAGGAAAAGCCTGCCGTCCTGGTGGTTCCCGGAACGCTCGACCCGCAGGAAGTCGTGCGGATCGGGGCCGATGCGTACGTTCTCGGAGCCGGCGGGTCCTCGCCCGAGGACTACGTCCCGACCATGGAGAAGCTTGTGAGGGACGAAGGCCCTGCAGCGCTGTTCTTCGGCACGACGGTCGTCTGCCGAGCGCTGGCGGCCCGCCTTGCGGCGCGCCTCGGCGTGAACGTGTTCTCCGACGTGAAGGACATGGGCGACGATCTTGTTGCAAGCCAGCTCGTGTACGGAGGCGGCGCGCACCGGAAGGTCAAGAGCGACGGGATCTGCATGGCGATGTTCGGGCCGAGCTCCTTCGCTGCGGAGGAGGCGGACGAGGACGGTTCCGTCATCGAGGCGGCGTACGTGGAGCCGGCGTGGTCCATCCGCGTGCTCGAGACGAAGGAGAAGGCCTCGGAGGCGGTCGACATCGCAGCGGCGAAGCGCATCGTAGCCGTCGGCAGGGGCATCTCCGAAGAGTCCGACTTGGAGATGATCGGGAAGCTGGCGAAGCTCCTGCATGCGGAGGTCGGCTGCACCCGTCCGCTCGCCGAAGGCAACGGCTGGATGCCCACCGAGCGCTACATCGGCATTTCCGGCAACTTCGTGAAGCCCGACCTGATCGTGGAGATCGGCATCTCCGGTCAGGTGCAGCATACGGTCGGCATCGGCGATTCCAAGGTCATCGCCACGATCAACAAGGATGAGGACTGCGCCTTGATGAAGCAATCGGACTACTGCATGCCGGCAGACCTCTACGAAGCCGTCCCCGCCTTGATCGCGGAGCTGGAGAAGCGCGCCTAG